TGTCGATGGCCGCTTCCGAACCCTTGGCCTGAGAACAGTAGCCGCAGTCTTCGGGGCACAGTCCACTTTTAGCGTTCTTTAGATAGTACAACTGCACCGAACGACCGAAGTGCTCCCGACGAACTCGGAAGGCGGAGTCCAGCAGAGTCAGCACCTGATCGTCATCCGTGTTTAGCACGCGAAGCGCGTCGTCTCGCGAAATCTGGCCGCCATTGAGAACGACGTCCGCCATTTCGGCAAAGGATCTGTGGTCAGCCAGCGCTGCGGTGTCAGTGGACATGCCATTAAGGCTCCGAATTGGGTAATTTCCGTAGACTATTGTTGCCGCGTGAGTCTACCGTCACTTCAGCCGCGTTCAACGGCTCGGTGGCTCGACTCTCCAGCAAATCCCGATTCGCTGCGGCGTCGCCCGAATTTACGCGTTCCCCACGTGGACACTTGACGCATAAGCCCGGTCGCACCATTCTGGACCGTAGCTGAGATGACGGTGCAGCCGCTATCAGACGAATCACTGGCGATGGATTTCGGGAGCCGAAGTCTTGGCAGACGAATCTGAAAACTCGCAATCCGACGACGTTGCGGTCAAAGCCAACGCAGATCCGGCTGCAGAGCTCGAGATTGACTCAGAACAGCTCCGCGACGGCACGCGCCGCGAACGCAACTTTTTGCTGACGATCTGCTCGGTTTTTTTGGTCATCCTGGCGTATCAATATCTCAGCTTGGCCCTGAAAAAGCCGGAGCCGCTGCCCTGGAAACCTGGCGAATCCGCGCAGCTTTTCCGGGTGGACGTGAACACCGGCACATGGATTGAATGGTCGCAGCTGCAGGGGATCGGGCCGTCGCTCGCCCACCGGATTGTGGCAGATCGCTCCGCCAATGGCCCATTTCAGACCATCGACGACGTGCAACGAGTTCACGGAATCGGCCCCATGACGCTGGACCGAATTCGCCCGTGGCTGACAATTACGCCTGAAAGCCCCGCCCCACCTTCACAAACCGATTGAGTGCAACTCGTTTCACAAGACGTGAAGCTTTTTGCACGAACGTCACGACGTTTCCTGGCGTCCGGTGGATTTCACGCCACAGGCAGCGACTGGGCCGTTAAAAACCGCGTGCGGACATGCTATGCTGCGGAAATTGGGATTTCGCCCGCTTTTGGCGCACTCGGCGAGCCGTCTCTTCGGCCGCAAGTAATCAAAATATTCACAGAGTCCAGCAAACGAATTTTGTAACATGAAGTACGACGTATACGGCGTGGGAAATGCCCTTGTGGATGTTCAGGCTCAAGTCGCCGACGCACTGCTCGCTGAATCAGGTTTCGACAAAGGCATCATGACGCTGGTTGACGATGCTCAGCAAAAATCCCTTCTGACAAAGCTAAACGGCCTGCCACTCAATCGCTGTGCCGGCGGTTCCGCAGCCAACACAATCGTCGCGGTGGCAGACTTCGGCGGCAAAGCGGCGTACGTCGGCAAAGTCGCGGCCGACGAAACGGGCGAGTTCTTCCTGAAGGACATGCGTGACATGGGCGTCACCATCGAAGTGCAACAAGCGAAGGATGGCCAGACAGGAACCTGTGCCGTTCTGATCACCGAAGACGCTCAACGCACGATGATGACGAACCTGGGCGTTTCTGCCACACTGACTGAAGCGGATGTGGACGAAGCCGAACTGAAGCAGGCAAAGTACGTATATATCGAAGGCTACCTGCTAACGGGCGACACCACCAAGGCGGCCGCCTACAAAGCGATTGAACTGGCAAAGAAAAATAACGTCAAAGTCGCCTTCACGGCATCCGATCCGTTTTTGGTGAACATGATTCGCGACGAAATCTGGGACCTCGTGAAAGGCCCGGTGGACCTGTTCTTCTGCAACGAAGAAGAAGCGAAAAGCCTGACAGGCAAGGATGATCCGATCGAATGCGCGGCAGAGATACACCGTCACGCAGAAAACGTGGCCATGACGCTCGGACCAAACGGTTCGATCGTGATGCACGGCGGCGAGGCGATTGCAATTGAAGGAGTTGACGTAACCGCCATCGACACCACGGGCGCTGGTGACATGTATGCCGGCGGGTTGCTGTACGGCATCACAAATGGCATGTCGTGGAAGCAGGCCGGGCACCTGGCGTCTCACGCAGCCGGACGCATCGTCAGCCAGCTAGGGGCCCGCATCGAACGACGATTCACGGCCGCCGAAATCGCGGACCTGATCAGCTAAGGTTTTCCTGCGTATTCAGGGCAAATCTGTCCAACAAATCGCGGCCCGCCAGCGTAATCAATGCTGAAAGGCCTGAGAAATGCTGTCAATGACCGAATCGGACGCGAATTACGGATCGTCCGAGACACAGCCGGAATCTGATGATTCCGTCATGTCTCAGGTCACCGATGCGCGGCTGGTTGATCAGGCAAGACACAATGATCCGGACGCGTTCGGCATTTTGGCTCAGCGATATGAACGGCGTGTCCTGAAGGTCATTCGCCGCTTTATTCCGGACCGCGATCTGGCGATGGATCTGGCTCAGGACACGTTTCTGAAAGCCTTTGATCGGCTGGAGCAGTTTGACCCGTCGAGACGTTTCGGGCCATGGCTGTTTCGTATCGCCGTGAATACGACCTACGATCACCTTCGAAAAATCAAACGCAAGGGGCGATGGGCCCTGTTTAGCGAAGCGGGCGAAGACCGCTTGCCAGACCCGGAAGCACCGGACCCGCGCGGCAATCTGGACACGTCTCAGGAAGTCCGGTCAGTGCTGACCGACATCCCGGAAGCGTATCGAACAGTATTGGTGTTGCGAGACCTGGAAGGGTTTTCGACGTCAGAAGTTGCTGCAGTTACGGAACGCAGTGAAGCCACAATTCGTTGGCGATTGGCTGAAGCTCGCCGCATGTTTAAAGACGCATGGGAACGGCGACAACGTTGTATTGATGAGGAACAGTTGGGTTAAACAAATGCAAAATCAATCAACAGCGTGTGGTGATACACGTCACCTTATTCACCTGGCCGTAGGCGATGACACTCAGCCGGACGAAGAAGCCCGTCTGCTGGATCACCTCGAAACGTGCTGCGACTGCCGTTCGTATCACGCGGGCATGGTGGATGCCATGCACGTGTTGGAGCAGGTGCGCGATGAAGACAGCGTGGATGTTCCGGCCGGAGCTGTCTGGGCCGGAGTTTCTGAACGTCTCGCTTCGCGCGGCAGTCGTGCAGCGAATGTACCGCAGCGTCGCCGCTTCAATGGCGCTGTGGCCGCCTTGTGTGCGTGCTCACTGACGCTTGCCTTGGCCACGATCGTACAGCAACTGCCGATGAACTCGCAGGAAACCGCTGGAAACGACGCATGGGCTCCGATGTCCGCTATGAACGTGGGACTTCAAAACGACGCAGCAGTTCCGTCTGGCAGCACGATGAAGGTTCTCAGGTTCCAGCAACCTGATGGCTCAATCGTTTACGTAAACGCGGCCAACGGGCAGGTCGTGGCTCCCGACTTTTTCCAAGTGACATCCGGCGATCAGAGCTTAAACTTCTAGCCGGCAGCCGCCACGGTGCGCCCATCCGTTGCTGAACGCGAACGTTTCTGCGCGGGCCGAAGTCGTCCTTGGTGCGCTACGCCTCAGCGGCAATGCGTCACCGCGCAGAACCCTGGGCTTGACTCACAGCTCTGAATACAAACCCGTACCAGCCACTAATGGCGCCGGTTTAGTTCAGCACCTTGTCAGAATCCTTGGGCAGGTCGAGCAACGTCTGAGTTGACTCAGCCGGGAAGTCGCGTTCCAGCACTTCTTTTCTGACAATCCGAACTGACCGCGGGGCGTCGATCGACAGCCGAACTCGGCCGCCTTGAACTTCAGAGACCGTCACGGAAATATTTTCGTCGATCTGAATCGACTCGCCTGGTTTCCTACTTAATACGAGCATCCTGCACCTCCATGTTGTGCGAGTATTTCTTCTAAACCTGGCCGCCTGTTGCAAAACGCATCGCTTGCTGAACTCAGGCTACCGCTCATAACACGCTGCAAACCCCGTCCCGATGACCGGCAAAATCCGCGCGTTCCACTCTATCTACGCCCCTTAGTCTGCATTCCTTTCGAATTGTTGCGGAAAAACTTTCATGCACTAGCATAAAACGTCCGCATCGAGGGATATCCCCACTCTAGTAGTCCAACTGTCGGCTCAACACCTGCGCCGCAAATAACCAAAGCCCCCTACATGTCCGCGCAAATCACCTGAGGTGGTTTTCGGGGGCATAAACGGCCGTCTCAGCGAGTGACCTCGCAACCGGCCGTGCTCTAAATTGCCAGACCCTGGAAAACACGATCGCAAATTTGGGTTAGCAACTCACATGCCCTCTCCGAAGGTTCAGCGATACCTGTCCCCAAATCTGTATTCTTCAGCGTTGCCGGTTACCCAATCAGCCGAACAATTTTGTTGCAGATCCCAGCACATCGTTGGACGGAAAAGTCTGCAGGCACTTGGCGCCGCTGCCGCAAGTGAACAAAGGAATGTCGGGCATCCAGTGAGCCAACTGATTGACGTTGGATTCGTCGGCCGCCAGATCGTCTGGAGATCGATTCGGAGGATCATTCAATACAACGCCGGCGATCGACAAGCCTCGCTGCCTGGCGACTTCAGCGGTCAGCAGCGAGTGGTTGATCACGCCCAGTCGATTGCCGGCCACGATCAGAATTTGCAGTTCCAAATCCACCGCCAGATCTGCCACCGTCGTTTTGTCAGAGATCGGACACAGCAGGCCGCCGGCCCCCTCGACAATTAAATAGTCGCACTGACCTCGCCAGGCTTCCACCGCCGTCCGCAGCATCCGATCGTCGACGGATGAATCTTCCATGCGAGCAGCAACATTCGGAGCGACTGCCGCTCTGAATCGCTGCGGACAAATTTGATCGACATCATGCTGTCCGCCCAGCGCTTGCCGAAGGTTTTCGACGTCCTGCCAGACCGGTCCGGACTCAAGGAATTCCGCTCCACTGCAAACCGGCTTGTACGCGCCCACGCGAACACCTTCGCCACGCAGCTGCTTCAGCAGCAGACAAGTGACCCATGTCTTGCCAACGTTTGTGTCGGTGCCGGTGACCAGCAGAGTTTTCATGTCGTTCAGCAGCGCTGTGTTGGAGTGTGTTGGCTGTTCGATCGTGTATGGTATGCTGCCGGAAGGAACAATCGCGAATGACGTCCCTCTTTTTTCTATGCTCGCTTGCATGTCCTGAGGCATAGGCCTCGATCGATGTCTGAATTAACGGATTCTCTCCAAATCTGGCTACCCGGCACTTTGATGATGCTGGTGCTGGTCTCGCTTTCCAGCTTCTTTTCAGCAAGCGAAACGGCATTCTTTTTTCTGTCTCGCGACCAGATTCGCCGCTTCAGCCTCGGCAACTCACGCCAGCGAATGGTCGCCTCGCTGATGGCCGACCCGGACCGCCTGCTCACCGCGGTCTTGTTCTGGAACTTGCTGATCAACCTGGCCTATTTCTCGGTCGGCATCGTTGTGATGCAGAAGCTGACATCGCAGAGCTTTCATCTGACGGCCGGTGTTCTGGCAGTCTGCAATCTGCTGGGCATGATTGTCTTTGGTGAAGTCTTGCCCAAGAGCATCGCAGTTGTCTTTCGGCAAAGCCTGGCGTCTGCGGTGAGCTGGCCGTTGGCGGCGGCTGTGGCCATCCTGGATCCGCTGATCCCACTGCTCGGCAAGACCGCCCGAATCCTGCGACGCACGTTCTGGCCGCATATCAAGCATGAACCGCACCTGCAGCCGGAAGATCTGGAGAAGGCAATTGATGCCTCAGCCGCCTTCACATCTGAACTGCTGGAAATTGAGCAGCAGGTGTTGCACAACATTCTCGACCTAAACGAAGTGGCGGTCGAAGAAGTGATGCGGCCACGAAATCTAAGCATCACAGTCGACGGTAACGCCACTCTGGACAGCCTGAATGCAGCGCCGTTGAAGACCACAGACTATTTAATGGTTACTGAAGATGACAACGAAATCTGCACACGCGCCGTTCCACTCTCGCGAATTACTCGTCGAGACACACCCACCTTTGCAGAGCTTTCCGAGCCCGTTATTTACGTCCCATGGTGTGCCAGCCTCGCCCATGTCTTGGCAGAATTGCGAAGTCGTTATCGCAGCGTTGCAGTCGTGGTTCATGAGCATGGCGAAATGGTCGGCACCGTCACATACGAAGACCTTCTGGAAACAATTCTCAGCGATTCGCCATCTCGCACACGCCGCGTCCTGCGCCGGGAACCTTTGATTGAAATTGGCAACAACCGATATCACGCAGAAGGTTTGGCAACTCTGCGGTTTCTGGCGCGGCAGTTGAGAATTTCATACGACGCGGACGACGACGAAACGACAACGCTTGCCGGGTTATTCCATGATGAACTCGAACGTCTGCCGGAAGTGGACGATCAGATTCGCTGGGAAGGCTGGATCCTGACAGCCATCGCCGTCACGGAGCGCGGCCAGATTCGCGCGCTGATCGAACCGGAAAGCTACTCGGCTGGCAGCGGGGAGGAGTCCTGATGGAATTCTTCTTCACCATGCTGGTCGCGTTGCTCCTGTTCTTCTACGGCCTGAAGCTGTCCGCATTCTTTAGCGGGTCGGAAACAGGGTTCTACCGAATCAGCACGCTGCAGCTTTCTCTGGAAAAGCAGCGCGGCGACCGCGTGGCGTCGCGGCTTTTTTACTTTGTCGCTCACCCGGAACGCTTCGTAGCCACCACGCTGGTGGGCAATAACGTCGCCAACTATCTGACGACGCTGGCAATCGGCATGACCGTGGCCGCGATCTGGCAATACGCCTCCGCAGCGCGGGAACTGGCGGCGACGCTGCTGATGACTCCCGTCGTGTTTATCTTTGGCGAGCTGATTCCGAAAAGTCTGTACTA
This DNA window, taken from Fuerstiella marisgermanici, encodes the following:
- a CDS encoding RNA polymerase sigma factor codes for the protein MTESDANYGSSETQPESDDSVMSQVTDARLVDQARHNDPDAFGILAQRYERRVLKVIRRFIPDRDLAMDLAQDTFLKAFDRLEQFDPSRRFGPWLFRIAVNTTYDHLRKIKRKGRWALFSEAGEDRLPDPEAPDPRGNLDTSQEVRSVLTDIPEAYRTVLVLRDLEGFSTSEVAAVTERSEATIRWRLAEARRMFKDAWERRQRCIDEEQLG
- a CDS encoding hemolysin family protein; the encoded protein is MSELTDSLQIWLPGTLMMLVLVSLSSFFSASETAFFFLSRDQIRRFSLGNSRQRMVASLMADPDRLLTAVLFWNLLINLAYFSVGIVVMQKLTSQSFHLTAGVLAVCNLLGMIVFGEVLPKSIAVVFRQSLASAVSWPLAAAVAILDPLIPLLGKTARILRRTFWPHIKHEPHLQPEDLEKAIDASAAFTSELLEIEQQVLHNILDLNEVAVEEVMRPRNLSITVDGNATLDSLNAAPLKTTDYLMVTEDDNEICTRAVPLSRITRRDTPTFAELSEPVIYVPWCASLAHVLAELRSRYRSVAVVVHEHGEMVGTVTYEDLLETILSDSPSRTRRVLRREPLIEIGNNRYHAEGLATLRFLARQLRISYDADDDETTTLAGLFHDELERLPEVDDQIRWEGWILTAIAVTERGQIRALIEPESYSAGSGEES
- a CDS encoding adenosine kinase, translating into MKYDVYGVGNALVDVQAQVADALLAESGFDKGIMTLVDDAQQKSLLTKLNGLPLNRCAGGSAANTIVAVADFGGKAAYVGKVAADETGEFFLKDMRDMGVTIEVQQAKDGQTGTCAVLITEDAQRTMMTNLGVSATLTEADVDEAELKQAKYVYIEGYLLTGDTTKAAAYKAIELAKKNNVKVAFTASDPFLVNMIRDEIWDLVKGPVDLFFCNEEEAKSLTGKDDPIECAAEIHRHAENVAMTLGPNGSIVMHGGEAIAIEGVDVTAIDTTGAGDMYAGGLLYGITNGMSWKQAGHLASHAAGRIVSQLGARIERRFTAAEIADLIS
- the bioD gene encoding dethiobiotin synthase; the protein is MKTLLVTGTDTNVGKTWVTCLLLKQLRGEGVRVGAYKPVCSGAEFLESGPVWQDVENLRQALGGQHDVDQICPQRFRAAVAPNVAARMEDSSVDDRMLRTAVEAWRGQCDYLIVEGAGGLLCPISDKTTVADLAVDLELQILIVAGNRLGVINHSLLTAEVARQRGLSIAGVVLNDPPNRSPDDLAADESNVNQLAHWMPDIPLFTCGSGAKCLQTFPSNDVLGSATKLFG
- a CDS encoding carbon storage regulator, translated to MLVLSRKPGESIQIDENISVTVSEVQGGRVRLSIDAPRSVRIVRKEVLERDFPAESTQTLLDLPKDSDKVLN
- a CDS encoding ComEA family DNA-binding protein; amino-acid sequence: MADESENSQSDDVAVKANADPAAELEIDSEQLRDGTRRERNFLLTICSVFLVILAYQYLSLALKKPEPLPWKPGESAQLFRVDVNTGTWIEWSQLQGIGPSLAHRIVADRSANGPFQTIDDVQRVHGIGPMTLDRIRPWLTITPESPAPPSQTD